In the Rhizobium sp. CB3090 genome, one interval contains:
- a CDS encoding LexA family transcriptional regulator, with product MQKSMGERLKAAREAANYPSATKAAEALGIGLSTYRAHENGQNEFGPEIADRYAKKFGTTAGYLLTGEGPRKVERPGPRMVVTSFDPDEQYNEGFAEGGEDFSYSREHWQPKIEGATPEVDVKLGAGSGIVGEVINLPVGAGNVAGHKIVAEWLIPSGYLRNEAKASPNHTIIMEVIGDSMQPTYMPGDRVVVDLSQNQMATDTVYAISDGYSEPQIKRLQRVPFTQPSQVKIISDNPALETFTVELARLTIIGRICGHIARK from the coding sequence ATGCAGAAATCCATGGGCGAACGACTGAAGGCGGCGCGCGAAGCCGCAAATTATCCCTCGGCGACAAAGGCGGCGGAGGCGCTTGGCATCGGCTTATCCACCTACCGAGCGCACGAAAACGGCCAGAACGAATTCGGCCCCGAGATTGCCGACCGCTATGCCAAGAAGTTCGGCACCACAGCCGGCTATCTCCTGACCGGTGAAGGGCCAAGGAAAGTGGAGCGGCCGGGGCCGCGTATGGTGGTCACCTCCTTCGATCCCGATGAACAATACAATGAAGGGTTTGCCGAAGGTGGCGAGGACTTCAGCTACAGTCGGGAACATTGGCAACCGAAGATCGAAGGCGCGACGCCGGAGGTGGACGTCAAACTCGGCGCCGGCAGCGGCATTGTCGGCGAAGTCATCAACCTGCCTGTTGGAGCAGGCAATGTCGCCGGCCATAAGATCGTCGCGGAATGGCTGATTCCTTCGGGCTATTTGCGCAACGAGGCAAAGGCATCGCCGAACCACACCATCATCATGGAAGTGATCGGTGATTCCATGCAGCCCACCTACATGCCCGGCGACCGCGTCGTCGTCGATCTCTCACAGAACCAGATGGCGACCGATACGGTCTATGCCATCAGCGACGGCTATTCAGAGCCACAGATCAAGCGCCTTCAGCGTGTTCCCTTCACCCAGCCCAGTCAGGTGAAGATCATTTCCGACAATCCCGCGCTTGAAACCTTCACAGTGGAGTTGGCGCGGCTGACGATCATCGGGCGCATCTGCGGGCATATCGCAAGAAAATAA
- a CDS encoding MEKHLA domain-containing protein gives MAISPEHNASDLWVDPEFFDLLTGSYAHIVGTPLIGEGLGPSWLYNDAPFVVVAHNTDADPRFIYANKAAQACFEYAWDEFVTLPSRLSAELPNRAERQQLLDAVTRDGFISGYRGLRITKSGRRFWMEDGIVWQLIDREGNRRGQAATFSKWKDV, from the coding sequence ATGGCCATTAGTCCTGAACACAATGCTTCCGATTTGTGGGTCGACCCTGAGTTCTTCGATCTGCTCACTGGAAGTTATGCGCATATCGTTGGGACGCCTCTTATCGGCGAGGGGCTGGGGCCGAGTTGGCTTTACAATGACGCTCCTTTCGTGGTCGTAGCGCATAATACCGACGCCGATCCGCGCTTCATCTATGCCAATAAAGCTGCCCAGGCTTGTTTCGAATACGCTTGGGACGAATTCGTCACTTTACCGTCCCGTCTTTCAGCAGAGCTGCCCAATCGGGCCGAACGTCAGCAATTGTTAGATGCGGTGACGCGGGACGGCTTTATCTCGGGTTATCGCGGATTGCGGATCACAAAGTCGGGACGGCGCTTCTGGATGGAAGACGGCATTGTCTGGCAGCTCATCGACCGAGAGGGAAATCGGCGGGGGCAGGCGGCGACATTTTCGAAATGGAAGGATGTGTAG
- a CDS encoding SIMPL domain-containing protein, which translates to MPMTKTRDFVFAAFLGTTLLVPATHSFAEEAKPREATITVTGEGHSAIAPDMAVVTLSVVKQAKAAQDALDQNNKAMGAVLATLKDRGIAERDLQTSGFAIQPQYVYQNDKNGQSLPPTLTGYQVTNGLTVRVRDLSKLGALLDQAVNLGINQGGDIQFTNDKPDAALEEARKNAVADAAAKAKTLTDAAGVKLGHVLSISEGAIVMPPQPLMRQSMAMAAEKAVPVASGENTYNASVSITYAIQQ; encoded by the coding sequence ATGCCCATGACGAAAACCAGAGATTTTGTTTTTGCCGCTTTTCTCGGCACGACTCTCCTCGTGCCCGCTACCCATAGTTTCGCAGAGGAAGCGAAACCGCGCGAGGCAACCATCACGGTCACCGGCGAGGGACATTCCGCAATCGCGCCGGATATGGCCGTTGTAACGCTCTCGGTCGTCAAACAGGCAAAAGCCGCGCAGGATGCGCTCGATCAGAACAACAAGGCGATGGGGGCGGTGCTGGCGACGCTGAAGGACAGAGGCATTGCCGAGCGCGATCTTCAAACATCGGGCTTCGCGATCCAGCCGCAATATGTCTATCAGAACGACAAGAACGGCCAGTCCCTACCGCCGACGCTGACCGGCTATCAGGTGACCAACGGGCTGACGGTGCGCGTGCGGGATCTCTCCAAGCTCGGCGCCCTCCTCGATCAGGCCGTCAATCTCGGCATCAACCAGGGCGGCGATATTCAGTTTACCAACGACAAGCCGGACGCTGCGCTGGAAGAGGCCCGCAAGAACGCCGTGGCCGATGCCGCAGCGAAAGCAAAAACTTTGACCGATGCAGCGGGCGTCAAGCTCGGCCACGTCCTTTCGATCAGCGAGGGCGCCATCGTCATGCCGCCGCAGCCACTTATGCGTCAATCGATGGCGATGGCTGCTGAGAAGGCGGTGCCGGTGGCGAGCGGCGAAAACACCTATAACGCCTCGGTCAGCATCACCTACGCAATCCAGCAATAG
- a CDS encoding secondary thiamine-phosphate synthase enzyme YjbQ: MPQTVITLSTHGQGLYEFTDHAAEFVRAASSGGSASSDGLLTVFVRHTSCSLLIQENADPDVQTDLNAFFRRLVPPSSDPSMRWIVHTTEGPDDMPAHIKAALTQVSIGIPVTRGGLALGTWQGIYLFEHRDRPHRREIVLHLSV, encoded by the coding sequence ATGCCGCAGACCGTCATCACTCTGTCCACCCATGGCCAGGGACTTTACGAGTTCACAGACCACGCAGCGGAATTCGTCCGTGCAGCTAGTTCGGGAGGCTCAGCATCGAGTGACGGGCTGTTGACCGTCTTCGTCCGTCATACTTCCTGTTCACTGCTGATCCAGGAGAATGCCGATCCCGACGTGCAGACGGATCTCAATGCCTTCTTCCGCCGGCTCGTGCCACCTTCTTCCGACCCTTCGATGCGCTGGATCGTGCATACGACGGAGGGGCCGGACGATATGCCGGCACATATCAAGGCGGCGTTGACGCAGGTGTCGATCGGTATCCCCGTGACTCGCGGCGGTCTGGCACTTGGTACATGGCAAGGCATCTATCTTTTCGAGCATCGCGACCGACCGCACCGGCGCGAAATCGTGCTGCATCTTTCCGTCTGA
- a CDS encoding DUF1428 family protein, whose amino-acid sequence MPYVDGFVIAVPKDKIEIYKTLARKSGDVWKEYGALSYVESVGDDVPYGELTSFPRSVLAKEDEVVIFSWITYESRQHRDAVMEKVMADPRLKDEMANMPFDGKRMIYGGFDIFLQL is encoded by the coding sequence ATGCCTTATGTGGATGGGTTTGTTATCGCCGTTCCGAAAGACAAGATCGAGATCTACAAGACATTGGCACGCAAGTCCGGCGATGTCTGGAAGGAATACGGAGCGCTGAGCTACGTGGAGTCTGTCGGGGACGACGTGCCCTATGGCGAGCTGACATCCTTTCCCCGTTCCGTTTTGGCCAAGGAAGACGAGGTCGTGATCTTTTCCTGGATCACCTATGAGTCTCGCCAGCATCGCGACGCTGTGATGGAAAAGGTCATGGCCGATCCGCGGCTTAAGGACGAGATGGCGAATATGCCCTTCGATGGCAAGCGCATGATCTACGGCGGCTTCGATATCTTTCTACAGCTCTAA
- a CDS encoding GNAT family N-acetyltransferase, producing the protein MTIEFRIDPYPDNNALNALWATAWNEVAVRDFSSILSRSLAHIGAFDGAHLIGFVNVASDGGIHAFVLDTCVAPEFRRQGIATRLVEIATNVARERGAEWLHVDFEPHLTGFYQSLGFAATEAGLIRLRG; encoded by the coding sequence ATGACGATCGAATTCAGGATCGATCCCTATCCTGACAACAACGCACTGAACGCCTTGTGGGCGACGGCGTGGAACGAAGTCGCCGTGCGCGACTTCTCATCGATTCTGTCGAGAAGCCTCGCCCATATCGGCGCCTTCGACGGAGCGCACCTGATAGGCTTCGTCAACGTGGCCTCGGATGGTGGCATACACGCCTTTGTCCTCGACACCTGCGTCGCCCCGGAATTCCGTCGGCAGGGAATAGCGACCAGGCTCGTCGAAATAGCAACGAATGTTGCGCGTGAACGCGGCGCAGAATGGCTGCATGTCGATTTCGAACCGCATCTCACCGGCTTCTATCAGAGCCTGGGCTTTGCAGCGACGGAGGCCGGCTTGATCAGGTTGCGCGGTTGA